Proteins from one Camelina sativa cultivar DH55 chromosome 8, Cs, whole genome shotgun sequence genomic window:
- the LOC109125048 gene encoding cystathionine gamma-synthase 1, chloroplastic-like: MAFHCSVNLRIRSSALQPSSFIGNSPINLRFPSCQLSIKARRRNCSDIGVAQIFAARWSNNPGSGLASAPAASSLNEEVLVDEEVKEIVELEEDLKLSFLKSDGSLTIHAGERLGRGIVTDAITTPIVNTTGFVFKKTADVLDFKVTV; the protein is encoded by the exons ATGGCGTTCCATTGTTCCGTTAACCTACGAATACGATCATCTGCTCTTCAACCTTCGTCTTTCATCGGAAATTCACCGATCAATTTGAGGTTTCCGTCTTGTCAACTGAGCATTAAGGCTCGTCGTCGAAACTGCAGCGACATTGGTGTGGCTCAGATCTTCGCGGCTAGGTGGTCCAACAATCCTGGCTCTGGTTTGGCCTCTGCCCCTGCGGCATCCTCCCTCAATGAGGAGGTTTTGGTGGATGAAGAGGTTAAAGAGATAGTAGAATTGGAGGAGGATTTGAAACTCTCCTTCTTGAAATCAGATGGGAGCTTAACTATTCATGctg GTGAAAGATTAGGTCGTGGTATAGTGACGGATGCGATCACGACCCCTATTGTCAACACAACTGGCTTTGTCTTCAAGAAAACTGCTGATGTTCTTGACTTCAAGGTTACGGTTTAA
- the LOC104705809 gene encoding cystathionine gamma-synthase 1, chloroplastic-like encodes MILEKKISALEGAESTLVMASGMCATTVMLFALVPPNGHIVTSTDCYRKTKIFMETFLPKLGITVIVIDPADTPGLEDAVNKHEVSLFFTESPTNPFLRCVDIELVSKICHKRGTLVCIDGTFATPLNQKPLALGADLVVHSATKYIGGHNDVLGGCVSGSMELVSEVRNLHHVLGGTLNPNAAYLLIRGMKTIHLRVKQQNLTALRMAQILETHPKVSHVYYPGLPSHPEHHIAKRQMTGFGGVVSFEIDGDRETTIKFVDSLKIPYIAPSFGGCESIVDQPAIMSYWDLTQ; translated from the exons ATGATActtgagaagaagataag TGCACTTGAGGGAGCTGAATCAACCTTGGTTATGGCTTCTGGGATGTGTGCAACTACTGTTATGCTTTTTGCATTGGTTCCTCCAAATGGGCATATTGTGACTAGTACAGATTGTTACCGGAAGACAAAGATTTTCATGGAGACTTTTCTTCCCAAGTTGGGAATCACT GTGATTGTAATTGATCCTGCTGATACCCCGGGGCTTGAAGATGCGGTGAATAAGCATGAG GTTTCTCTGTTCTTTACCGAGTCTCCAACAAACCCGTTTCTTCGATGTGTGGACATTGAGTTAGTTTCAAAAATCTGTCACAAAAGAGGAACTCTTGTTTGTATAGACGGCACCTTTGCAACACCTTTGAATCAGAAACCACTTGCTCTTGGTGCTGATCTTGTTGTGCACTCTGCTACAAAATACATTGGAGGCCACAACGAT GTTCTTGGTGGATGCGTTAGTGGTTCAATGGAATTGGTTTCTGAGGTTCGCAATTTGCATCATGTTTTGGGAGGCACACTTAATCCG AACGCGGCATATTTACTCATCCGAGGCATGAAGACAATACATCTTCGtgtaaaacaacaaaatttaacGGCTTTGAGGATGGCACAAATTTTAGAAACACATCCCAAG GTGAGTCATGTTTACTATCCGGGACTTCCTAGTCATCCTGAGCATCACATAGCGAAGCGACAAATGACCGGTTTTGGTGGTGTGGTCAGTTTTGAg ATCGATGGAGATCGCGAGACTACGATTAAGTTTGTTGATTCTCTGAAGATCCCTTACATTGCACCATCTTTTGGTGGATGTGAAAGCATCGTGGATCAACCCGCTATAATGTCCTACTG